From one Microbacterium sp. 10M-3C3 genomic stretch:
- a CDS encoding NTP transferase domain-containing protein, translating to MPLPRDLVAVIVAGGRGARMGGVHKPALQLAGRSLLHRVVTAAARVASAPAIVVGPAVEGVEGVRWVREDPPFGGPAAAIAAALPHVTAEWMLLLAADLARPDDVVDLLASATPGPDGVHLRDADARDQWLAGVYRVDAVRDRVGTGARAAGSSMRDIVAGLEQAVLAAPSAVTADVDTWDDLERARTGSEEGRR from the coding sequence ATGCCGCTCCCCCGCGATCTCGTCGCCGTGATCGTCGCGGGCGGCCGGGGCGCACGCATGGGCGGGGTGCACAAGCCGGCACTGCAGCTGGCCGGACGGAGCCTCCTGCACCGCGTCGTCACGGCGGCAGCCCGCGTCGCGTCCGCGCCGGCGATCGTGGTCGGGCCGGCGGTCGAGGGCGTCGAAGGAGTGCGCTGGGTGCGTGAGGACCCGCCCTTCGGCGGCCCCGCGGCGGCGATCGCGGCTGCGCTGCCGCACGTGACGGCGGAGTGGATGCTGCTCCTCGCCGCGGACCTCGCCCGCCCCGACGACGTGGTCGATCTGCTCGCGTCGGCGACGCCCGGGCCCGATGGCGTGCACTTGCGTGACGCCGACGCCCGCGACCAGTGGCTCGCGGGCGTGTACCGCGTCGACGCCGTGCGCGACCGGGTCGGGACGGGAGCCCGGGCGGCGGGGTCATCGATGCGCGACATCGTCGCCGGGCTCGAGCAGGCCGTCCTGGCGGCCCCGTCCGCCGTGACCGCCGATGTCGACACGTGGGACGATCTGGAACGGGCCCGCACGGGCTCCGAGGAGGGACGACGATGA
- a CDS encoding DUF6457 domain-containing protein has protein sequence MTAAHAPLPPEALDGWADALREHFQLGADDIPIAAVLDLARDVANGVARPAAPLSAFVAGLAAGRAGGSPADARAAIDAVVALAHEWPVRGDAASG, from the coding sequence ATGACCGCTGCGCACGCACCGCTGCCGCCGGAGGCGCTCGACGGCTGGGCCGACGCCCTGCGCGAGCACTTCCAGCTGGGCGCCGACGACATCCCCATCGCTGCCGTGCTGGACCTCGCGCGCGACGTGGCGAACGGCGTCGCCCGCCCCGCGGCGCCCCTCAGCGCGTTCGTCGCGGGGCTGGCGGCCGGCCGCGCGGGCGGCAGCCCCGCCGACGCCCGTGCCGCGATCGACGCCGTGGTGGCGCTGGCGCACGAGTGGCCCGTGCGCGGGGACGCCGCATCCGGCTGA
- a CDS encoding FdhF/YdeP family oxidoreductase: protein MAKKPPRDDIDENRVRVGARKRVAVGVPAVAHALQISVDQMGVARTARTLSRVNQKDGFDCPGCAWPEADKRHIAEFCENGAKAVAEEATIRRVGPDFFAAHPVAELAAHDDYWLGQQGRLTTPMMLDAGDTHYRPISWDDAYRIVADALVALDDPDEAIFYTSGRTSNEAAFLYQLLVRGLGTNNLPDCSNMCHESSGTALVETIGIGKGTVSLDDVHEASLLIVAGQNPGTNHPRMLSALEKAKQNGATIVAVNPLPEAGLIRFENPQTPRGVILGGTRIADEFVQIRSGGDQALFQAIGKHLLECEERDGGVLDTDFITRHTSGLDEYRRAVASVGWEELERASGIAQAELRRIADLVRESPRTIVCWAMGLTQHKHAVATLRDVVNVLLLQGNLGRAGAGLCPVRGHSNVQGDRTMGIYEKPHEGFLAALDAEFDFYAPREHGYDTVQAIRAMRDGRARFFMAMGGNFVSATPDTEVTEAALRRVGLTVQVSTKLNRSHVVTGERALILPTLGRTDRDRRRGGEQRVTVEDSMSAVHASRGRLRPPADDLPSEPTIIARIAELVFAGREDSPNVPRADWAALAEDYSQIRRHISHVVPGFDDFEERIAGGRTFVLPNGPRDDRTFATPDGLAHFTANPLEYPHIPEGRLLLQTLRSHDQYNTTIYGTDDRYRGVYNGRRVVFAHADDLAERGLQDGDIVDLVSEWTAPDGTVEERVARAFRTVAYDTPRRNAAAYYPETNVLVPLESIADGSGTPTSKSIIVRLEPHAP, encoded by the coding sequence ATGGCGAAGAAGCCCCCGAGGGATGACATCGACGAGAATCGCGTGCGGGTCGGCGCCCGCAAGCGCGTGGCCGTGGGCGTCCCGGCGGTCGCCCACGCCCTTCAGATCTCGGTGGACCAGATGGGCGTCGCGCGTACGGCCCGCACGCTCAGCCGCGTCAACCAGAAGGACGGCTTCGACTGCCCCGGCTGCGCGTGGCCCGAGGCCGACAAGCGCCACATCGCCGAGTTCTGCGAGAACGGCGCGAAGGCCGTCGCCGAGGAGGCCACGATCCGCCGGGTCGGCCCCGACTTCTTCGCGGCGCACCCGGTGGCCGAGCTCGCCGCGCACGACGACTACTGGCTCGGACAGCAGGGACGGCTGACGACGCCGATGATGCTCGACGCCGGCGACACGCACTACCGCCCGATCTCGTGGGACGACGCCTACCGGATCGTCGCCGATGCCCTCGTCGCGCTCGACGACCCCGACGAGGCGATCTTCTACACGTCGGGCCGGACCTCCAACGAGGCGGCCTTCCTGTACCAGCTGCTCGTCCGCGGCCTCGGGACCAACAACTTGCCCGACTGCTCCAACATGTGCCACGAATCCAGCGGCACGGCGCTCGTGGAGACGATCGGCATCGGCAAGGGGACGGTGTCGCTCGACGACGTCCACGAGGCGTCGCTCCTGATCGTCGCGGGCCAGAACCCCGGCACGAACCATCCGCGCATGCTGAGCGCCCTGGAGAAGGCCAAGCAGAACGGTGCGACCATCGTCGCGGTGAACCCGCTCCCCGAGGCCGGTCTCATCCGCTTCGAGAACCCGCAGACCCCGCGCGGGGTCATCCTGGGCGGCACGCGGATCGCCGACGAGTTCGTGCAGATCCGCTCGGGCGGCGATCAGGCCCTGTTCCAGGCCATCGGCAAGCACCTGCTCGAGTGCGAGGAGCGCGACGGCGGAGTGCTCGACACGGACTTCATCACCCGGCACACGAGCGGCCTCGACGAGTACCGCCGCGCCGTGGCATCCGTCGGCTGGGAGGAGCTCGAGCGCGCGAGCGGCATCGCGCAGGCCGAGCTGCGCCGCATCGCCGATCTCGTGCGCGAGTCGCCGCGCACGATCGTGTGCTGGGCGATGGGTCTCACGCAGCACAAGCACGCGGTCGCGACGCTCCGCGACGTCGTGAACGTCCTGCTGCTGCAAGGGAACCTCGGGCGCGCGGGAGCGGGACTGTGCCCCGTGCGCGGCCACTCGAACGTGCAGGGCGACCGCACGATGGGCATCTACGAGAAGCCGCACGAGGGCTTCCTCGCCGCGCTCGACGCCGAGTTCGACTTCTACGCCCCGCGCGAGCACGGCTACGACACCGTGCAGGCCATCCGCGCGATGCGCGACGGCCGCGCCCGGTTCTTCATGGCGATGGGTGGGAACTTCGTCAGCGCTACCCCCGACACCGAGGTCACCGAGGCGGCCCTGCGCCGCGTGGGGCTGACGGTCCAGGTGTCGACGAAGCTCAACCGCTCGCACGTCGTCACGGGGGAGCGCGCGCTCATCCTCCCGACTCTCGGGCGCACCGACCGCGACCGCCGGCGCGGCGGCGAGCAGCGCGTCACCGTCGAGGATTCCATGTCGGCTGTGCACGCGTCACGCGGGCGGCTGCGGCCGCCGGCCGACGACCTGCCGTCGGAGCCGACGATCATCGCGCGGATCGCGGAGCTGGTCTTCGCGGGCCGCGAGGACTCCCCGAACGTGCCGCGCGCCGACTGGGCGGCCCTCGCCGAGGACTACTCGCAGATCCGCCGGCACATCTCCCACGTCGTACCCGGCTTCGACGACTTCGAGGAGCGCATCGCCGGCGGGCGCACGTTCGTCCTCCCCAACGGCCCGCGCGACGACCGGACCTTCGCGACCCCCGACGGACTCGCCCACTTCACGGCCAACCCGCTGGAGTACCCGCACATCCCGGAGGGGCGGCTGCTGCTGCAGACTCTGCGCTCGCACGATCAGTACAACACCACGATCTACGGCACCGACGACCGGTACCGCGGGGTCTACAACGGCCGCCGGGTCGTGTTCGCGCACGCGGACGATCTGGCCGAGCGGGGGCTGCAGGACGGCGACATCGTCGATCTGGTGTCGGAGTGGACGGCGCCCGACGGCACGGTCGAGGAGCGCGTCGCGCGAGCCTTCCGCACTGTCGCGTACGACACGCCGCGCCGCAACGCCGCCGCCTATTACCCCGAGACGAACGTGCTCGTGCCGTTGGAGTCGATCGCCGACGGCAGCGGCACGCCCACCTCGAAGTCGATCATCGTGCGGCTCGAACCGCACGCCCCCTGA
- a CDS encoding GNAT family N-acetyltransferase, whose product MSLAVRRVHADEWERVRELRLAALGDPDAGIAFYGSLDRASVQPDDFWRRRAERTAAGDADAQFVAVVDDEWVGSATVLSRPAEGDVPAHADIVAVYVRPEHRGSGTIDALLAAAIAWARSIGHDRVQLTVHASNTRAQRAYRRAGFVPTGAAFTGPNGLELVFAQETPAGA is encoded by the coding sequence GTGAGCCTCGCCGTGCGGCGCGTGCACGCGGACGAGTGGGAGCGCGTCCGTGAGCTCCGCCTCGCGGCCCTGGGCGACCCCGACGCAGGGATCGCGTTCTACGGCTCGCTCGATCGCGCGTCGGTGCAGCCGGACGACTTCTGGCGACGCCGGGCCGAGCGCACCGCCGCCGGCGACGCGGACGCGCAGTTCGTGGCGGTCGTCGACGACGAGTGGGTGGGCTCGGCGACGGTGCTCAGCCGGCCGGCGGAGGGCGACGTGCCGGCGCACGCCGACATCGTCGCGGTGTACGTGCGTCCCGAGCACCGCGGATCGGGCACGATCGACGCGCTCCTGGCGGCGGCGATCGCGTGGGCCCGCTCGATCGGCCACGATCGCGTGCAGCTGACCGTGCACGCGTCGAACACCCGGGCCCAGCGCGCATACCGCCGCGCGGGGTTCGTGCCGACGGGTGCCGCGTTCACCGGTCCGAACGGGCTCGAACTCGTCTTCGCGCAGGAGACGCCCGCCGGCGCCTGA
- the aroB gene encoding 3-dehydroquinate synthase yields the protein MSTTVITVAGDAPYDVTIGRGVLDTLGEVLPDAARKVLVIHPPTLAEQAAALRQSLLGDREVLLAEIPDAEQGKRVEVAAFCWQILGQSDFTRTDAIVGFGGGAVTDLAGFVAATWLRGIAVVQVPTTVLGMVDAAVGGKTGINTAEGKNLVGAFWPPRAVVCDLDLLDGLSPNERVAGFAEVVKAGFIWHAEILDLIEADPVAVVDPRSEPFRRAIELAIDMKARVVGDDLREAGLREVLNYGHTLGHAIEHAERYRWRHGAAISIGMVFAAELSRLAGRLPDAAVQRHRDVLGALGLPLTYRAGAWPQLLATMQRDKKSRGGMLRFIVLDDIARPTVLQAPDESLLFAAYQEVAG from the coding sequence ATGAGCACCACCGTCATCACCGTTGCCGGCGACGCCCCGTACGACGTCACGATCGGTCGCGGTGTGCTCGACACGCTCGGCGAGGTCCTGCCGGATGCGGCCCGGAAGGTGCTCGTGATCCACCCGCCCACCCTCGCCGAACAGGCGGCGGCGCTGCGTCAGTCGCTGCTCGGCGATCGCGAGGTGCTCCTCGCCGAGATCCCGGATGCGGAGCAGGGCAAGCGCGTCGAGGTCGCCGCGTTCTGCTGGCAGATCCTCGGGCAGTCCGACTTCACCCGCACCGACGCGATCGTCGGCTTCGGCGGCGGCGCCGTGACCGACCTCGCCGGATTCGTCGCCGCGACGTGGCTGCGCGGCATCGCCGTCGTGCAGGTGCCGACGACGGTGCTCGGCATGGTCGACGCCGCCGTGGGCGGCAAGACCGGCATCAACACCGCCGAGGGAAAGAACCTCGTGGGCGCGTTCTGGCCGCCGCGCGCCGTCGTGTGCGACCTCGACCTCCTCGACGGGCTGTCCCCCAACGAGCGCGTCGCGGGCTTCGCGGAGGTCGTCAAGGCGGGGTTCATCTGGCACGCCGAGATCCTCGACCTCATCGAGGCAGACCCCGTGGCCGTGGTCGATCCGCGCAGCGAGCCGTTCCGCCGGGCGATCGAGCTCGCGATCGACATGAAGGCCCGCGTCGTCGGCGACGACCTGCGCGAGGCCGGATTGCGCGAAGTGCTGAACTACGGGCACACGCTCGGCCACGCGATCGAGCACGCCGAGCGCTACCGGTGGCGTCACGGCGCCGCCATCTCGATCGGCATGGTCTTCGCCGCCGAGCTGTCGCGCCTGGCCGGCCGGCTCCCGGATGCGGCGGTGCAGCGCCATCGCGACGTCCTCGGTGCGCTGGGACTTCCCCTGACCTACCGCGCGGGCGCGTGGCCGCAGCTGCTGGCCACCATGCAGCGCGACAAGAAGAGCCGCGGCGGGATGCTGCGCTTCATCGTCCTCGACGACATCGCCCGGCCCACGGTGCTGCAGGCCCCCGACGAGTCGCTGCTGTTCGCGGCCTATCAGGAGGTCGCGGGGTGA
- a CDS encoding shikimate kinase produces the protein MPDALVLIGPMGAGKTSIGRRVARAIGLPFTDTDAAVVREHGPIPVLFAERGEAEFRRLERDAVAAALASGGVVSLGGGAVLDPQTREDLGAHRVAFLTVAPEIVGGRIRGGHRPLVAGDDLVARWQEIYAQRRPLYEEVADATFDTSHGPLQAVVDAVVRWWRIAPTGTSHT, from the coding sequence GTGCCTGACGCGCTCGTCCTGATCGGCCCGATGGGCGCCGGCAAGACGAGCATCGGCCGCCGCGTGGCGCGCGCGATCGGCCTGCCCTTCACCGACACGGATGCGGCGGTCGTGCGCGAGCACGGCCCGATCCCCGTCCTCTTCGCCGAACGCGGCGAGGCGGAGTTCCGGCGGCTCGAGCGGGACGCCGTGGCCGCGGCGCTCGCGTCGGGCGGCGTGGTGTCGCTCGGCGGCGGGGCGGTGCTGGATCCGCAGACGCGGGAAGACCTCGGCGCCCACCGCGTCGCCTTCCTCACGGTCGCCCCCGAGATCGTCGGCGGGCGCATCCGCGGCGGACATCGCCCCCTCGTCGCTGGCGACGACCTGGTCGCGCGATGGCAGGAGATCTACGCGCAGCGCCGCCCCCTCTACGAGGAGGTCGCCGACGCGACCTTCGACACCTCACACGGGCCGCTGCAGGCGGTCGTCGACGCCGTGGTGCGCTGGTGGCGCATCGCCCCGACCGGAACGAGTCACACATGA
- the aroC gene encoding chorismate synthase — protein sequence MLRVLTAGESHGPELVAIMEGLPSGVPIASSAIRADLARRKLGYGRGSRMKFEEDELTISSGVVHGVSLGSPIALRITNTEWPKWVEVMSPEPVELTDRSRGRGAALTRPRPGHADLVGMQKYDFDEARPVLERASARETAARVALGALARAFLGELGIRLVSHTLSIGPVRVPEDAALPTPDDVDALDADPLRCFDAATSERMVAEVDAARKDGDTLGGVVEVLAYGLPPGLGSHVHWDRRLDGKLAQALMSIQAIKGVEVGDGFLTTTRRGSQAHDELFATADGIARATDRAGGTEGGMSTGTVLRVRAGMKPIATVPHALRTIDVATGEAASAHHQRSDVCAVPAAGVVAEAMTAIVLAEAVLEKFGGDSVGETRRNLLGYLDAIDRQLRTTATTDATLAASDGSA from the coding sequence ATGCTCCGCGTGCTCACGGCCGGCGAATCGCACGGCCCCGAACTCGTCGCCATCATGGAGGGACTGCCCTCGGGCGTCCCCATCGCGTCGTCGGCCATCCGCGCTGATCTCGCCCGCCGCAAGCTCGGCTACGGTCGCGGTTCGCGCATGAAGTTCGAAGAGGACGAGCTGACGATCTCGTCCGGCGTCGTGCACGGCGTGTCGCTCGGGAGCCCCATCGCCCTGCGCATCACCAACACCGAATGGCCGAAGTGGGTCGAGGTGATGAGCCCCGAGCCCGTCGAGCTGACCGACCGCTCGCGCGGACGCGGTGCGGCGCTCACGCGCCCCCGCCCCGGGCACGCCGACCTCGTGGGCATGCAGAAGTACGACTTCGACGAGGCGCGCCCCGTCCTCGAGCGCGCGAGCGCCCGAGAGACCGCCGCGCGCGTCGCGCTCGGCGCCCTCGCGCGTGCGTTCCTGGGCGAGCTCGGCATCCGCCTCGTCAGCCACACGCTCTCGATCGGTCCCGTGCGCGTCCCGGAGGACGCGGCGCTGCCCACCCCCGACGACGTCGACGCGCTCGACGCGGATCCGCTGCGCTGCTTCGACGCCGCCACGAGCGAGCGCATGGTCGCCGAGGTCGACGCGGCCCGCAAAGACGGCGACACCCTCGGTGGCGTCGTGGAGGTGCTCGCGTATGGTCTGCCGCCGGGGCTCGGCTCGCACGTGCACTGGGACCGCCGCCTTGACGGCAAGCTCGCGCAGGCGCTCATGAGCATCCAGGCGATCAAGGGCGTCGAGGTCGGTGACGGCTTCCTCACCACGACGCGTCGCGGATCGCAGGCGCACGACGAGCTCTTCGCCACGGCCGACGGCATCGCGCGCGCGACCGACCGGGCCGGCGGCACCGAGGGCGGCATGTCGACGGGCACCGTGCTGCGTGTCCGCGCGGGCATGAAGCCGATCGCGACCGTTCCCCACGCCCTGCGCACGATCGACGTCGCCACGGGCGAGGCCGCATCCGCGCACCACCAGCGCTCCGACGTGTGCGCGGTGCCGGCCGCGGGCGTCGTCGCCGAGGCGATGACCGCGATCGTCCTGGCCGAGGCGGTGCTGGAGAAGTTCGGCGGCGACAGTGTCGGCGAGACGCGTCGCAACCTGCTCGGCTACCTCGACGCGATCGACCGCCAGCTGCGCACGACCGCGACCACCGACGCCACCCTGGCCGCGTCCGACGGCAGTGCCTGA
- a CDS encoding shikimate dehydrogenase, translating into MLTGTRLAVWGDPIAHSLSPALHTAAYRVLEVDWEYGRARVDEAAFPAALAALDASWRGLSLTMPLKSIAARTAVTLDAAAERTGAVNTLVLTAEGPRGFNTDVGGLVRALHEQGVERVERARILGAGATATSALVALADLGARDVEVVARRTEAVAPLAALGSALDIEVTAARFGSTPAARVDVTVSTLPGGTDLGAAAAPLAQHGGLLVDVVYGGWPTALAEAWVAAGSAAVSGLPMLLHQALLQVRVFVAGDPARPVQSEPAVLAAMRRALVGD; encoded by the coding sequence ATGCTGACCGGCACGCGCCTCGCGGTGTGGGGCGATCCCATCGCGCACAGCCTGTCGCCCGCGCTGCACACGGCCGCCTATCGCGTGCTCGAGGTCGACTGGGAGTACGGGCGCGCGCGGGTCGACGAGGCGGCGTTCCCGGCAGCGCTCGCGGCGCTGGACGCGTCCTGGCGCGGCCTGTCGCTCACGATGCCCCTCAAATCCATCGCCGCGCGCACCGCCGTGACCCTGGATGCGGCGGCCGAGCGCACCGGTGCTGTGAACACCCTCGTGCTCACCGCCGAGGGACCGCGGGGCTTCAACACCGACGTCGGCGGTCTCGTCCGCGCCCTCCACGAGCAGGGCGTCGAGCGCGTGGAGCGGGCGCGGATTCTCGGCGCGGGAGCGACCGCCACCTCCGCCCTTGTCGCCCTCGCCGACCTCGGTGCCCGCGACGTGGAGGTCGTGGCGCGGCGGACCGAGGCGGTCGCCCCGCTCGCAGCGCTCGGGTCGGCGCTCGACATCGAGGTGACCGCGGCACGCTTCGGCAGCACGCCTGCCGCCCGCGTCGACGTGACCGTGTCGACCCTTCCCGGCGGCACCGATCTCGGCGCAGCGGCCGCGCCCCTCGCCCAGCACGGCGGGCTCCTCGTCGACGTCGTGTACGGCGGATGGCCCACCGCGCTGGCCGAGGCGTGGGTGGCCGCCGGGTCCGCCGCCGTGTCCGGTCTGCCGATGCTGCTGCACCAGGCGCTCCTCCAGGTGCGCGTGTTCGTGGCGGGCGATCCCGCCCGGCCGGTGCAGTCGGAGCCTGCCGTCCTCGCGGCGATGCGCCGTGCGCTCGTGGGAGACTAG
- the mltG gene encoding endolytic transglycosylase MltG: MPDSPSPFDDPFADLYGKLPDARSADTGAPTSRRAARQARAQEEHAAAPERPAEPVAARPAAPEPAPAKSPAVEPAAAEPVAATARAPRRRTASAPAPTPGTLDDLFTGRTTTDQVGAPPPRTQRRRNRTGGWIAIGIVVVLIAGVAGGGLWAWNTFGTRVQEFFAGTTVDDYAAGEATGEAQVTIASGDTGGPVSQKLYDAGVVKTPTSLYDYMVENNVVFTFQPGVYKLQQKMTSEAVLAALKDPQNKLENRVQLPEGLTVAQTVQRISDQMAIPLDQVRAAVDAGPAAYGVAAESLEGWLFPATYQFDAGVTAAQVLQRMVDRTVQSLDTAGVPADQRERILTIASIIQREARFEADFYKVSRVIQNRLDQGMKLQMDSTAQYGYGELYEGSASTSSEAQFDDNPWNTYVIDGLPKGPISNPGDLAIDAAMKPADGPWLFFVTVNLDTGETVFSVTADEHQAAVNQWIAWCKDHPDSGC; the protein is encoded by the coding sequence ATGCCCGACAGCCCGTCGCCCTTCGACGATCCGTTCGCCGATCTGTACGGCAAGCTGCCCGACGCGCGGTCGGCGGACACCGGCGCACCCACGTCACGCCGCGCGGCGCGACAGGCCCGCGCGCAGGAAGAGCACGCCGCAGCGCCGGAGCGTCCGGCGGAGCCCGTCGCGGCGCGCCCGGCGGCGCCCGAGCCCGCCCCCGCGAAGTCGCCCGCCGTCGAGCCCGCGGCTGCGGAGCCGGTCGCCGCGACGGCGCGTGCGCCTCGGCGCCGCACGGCATCCGCGCCCGCTCCGACACCGGGCACGCTCGACGACCTGTTCACCGGCCGCACGACGACGGATCAGGTCGGCGCGCCGCCCCCCCGCACGCAGCGCCGGCGCAATCGCACCGGCGGCTGGATCGCCATCGGCATCGTCGTCGTCCTCATCGCCGGCGTCGCCGGCGGTGGCCTGTGGGCCTGGAACACCTTCGGCACGCGCGTGCAGGAGTTCTTCGCCGGGACCACGGTCGATGACTACGCGGCCGGTGAGGCCACGGGCGAGGCGCAGGTGACGATCGCATCGGGCGACACCGGTGGCCCGGTCTCGCAGAAGCTGTACGACGCGGGCGTCGTGAAAACGCCGACGTCGCTGTACGACTACATGGTCGAGAACAACGTCGTCTTCACCTTCCAGCCGGGCGTCTACAAGCTGCAGCAGAAGATGACGTCCGAGGCAGTGCTGGCGGCCCTCAAAGACCCGCAGAACAAGCTCGAGAACCGCGTGCAGCTGCCCGAGGGCCTGACGGTCGCGCAGACCGTGCAGCGCATCTCGGACCAGATGGCGATCCCGCTCGACCAGGTCCGCGCGGCCGTCGACGCCGGACCGGCGGCCTACGGCGTTGCCGCAGAGAGCCTCGAGGGCTGGCTGTTCCCCGCGACCTACCAGTTCGACGCGGGCGTCACGGCCGCACAGGTCCTTCAGCGCATGGTGGATCGCACGGTGCAGTCGCTCGACACGGCGGGTGTGCCCGCGGACCAGCGCGAGCGGATCCTCACGATCGCGTCGATCATCCAGCGCGAGGCCCGCTTCGAAGCCGACTTCTACAAGGTGTCGCGCGTCATCCAGAACCGCCTCGACCAGGGCATGAAGCTGCAGATGGACTCGACCGCGCAGTACGGCTACGGCGAGCTGTACGAGGGCTCGGCGAGCACCTCCAGCGAGGCGCAGTTCGACGACAACCCGTGGAACACGTACGTCATCGACGGGCTGCCGAAGGGGCCGATCTCCAACCCCGGCGACCTGGCGATCGACGCGGCGATGAAGCCGGCCGACGGCCCGTGGCTGTTCTTCGTGACGGTGAACCTCGACACCGGCGAGACCGTGTTCAGCGTGACGGCCGACGAGCACCAGGCCGCGGTGAACCAGTGGATCGCGTGGTGCAAGGACCACCCCGACTCGGGATGCTGA
- the ruvX gene encoding Holliday junction resolvase RuvX → MTAIRRGIRLGVDVGTARVGVARSDPDGLLAVPVETVPRTDQAVARIVDLARDYDAFEIVVGLPTNLRGEDTASTRDARSFAAAVAAAGELPVRLVDERLSTVTAHDALRASGRSQRRSRSMVDQVAAVVLLQQALDVEKRSGNPAGEAVNPGQESA, encoded by the coding sequence GTGACGGCCATCCGTCGCGGCATCCGGCTCGGCGTCGACGTGGGCACCGCCCGCGTCGGCGTCGCCCGCAGCGACCCCGACGGCCTCCTGGCCGTGCCGGTGGAGACCGTGCCCCGCACCGACCAGGCGGTCGCGCGGATCGTTGACCTCGCGCGCGATTATGACGCGTTCGAGATCGTCGTCGGCCTGCCCACGAATCTGCGTGGTGAGGACACGGCCTCCACGCGCGACGCGCGCTCGTTCGCGGCCGCCGTCGCGGCTGCCGGCGAGCTGCCCGTGCGCCTCGTCGACGAGCGCCTCAGCACCGTCACCGCGCATGATGCGCTGCGCGCGTCGGGGCGTTCGCAGCGTCGGTCTCGTAGCATGGTGGATCAGGTCGCCGCCGTCGTCCTCCTCCAGCAGGCGCTCGACGTCGAGAAGCGCTCCGGCAACCCGGCCGGAGAAGCCGTGAATCCGGGACAGGAGTCCGCCTGA